One window from the genome of Amaranthus tricolor cultivar Red isolate AtriRed21 chromosome 9, ASM2621246v1, whole genome shotgun sequence encodes:
- the LOC130823702 gene encoding pectinesterase-like encodes MAFEEFSQLSKRRREERAQKYKKKILLAVLCTFISLLCIAIGVFSFLYFTDKQIKSDKNNNVFPPSSKKEHVKTSSKIIEIICEPTDYKKKCEDTLTKVVRTDVSKPSIDPRAIIKATISAAMDEVFKAINMTHKFKFDKPQDKAAFDVCKKLFQDSTEELAQSMKQVEEEAKSNHIKINDLKTWLSAVYSYQETCIDAFDKGNMKNQMKGVLSSTEEYISNSLALVSQIFSAVEKFKGKRNLLATVDSHGFPEWMSHEQRKLIVKYTTNLTPDLTVAKDGSGNYTSINDCLNSLPQNRTKRINIFVKEGIYNEYVTITKKMVNITMFGDGSQKTMISGSKNFVDGVRTFETATFAVLGEGFVGIALGFRNTAGPEKHQAVALRVQADRSIFLNCRMEAYQDTLYAQTHRQFYRGCYITGTIDFIFGDAAAIFQSCLLMVRKPMENQQNIVTAQGRADKHENTGIVLHNCRIFPDKELDPVKEKFKTYLGRPWKEYSRTIIMESTIGEFIAPEGWMPWEGSFALSTLYYVEFNNHGPGADTSKRVKWAGYNNSISRQEAHSYTVTPFLQGSWIRENSNVQVHFGLYN; translated from the exons ATGGCATTTGAAGAATTTAGCCAACTATCAAAACGTAGAAGAGAAGAACGAGCACAAAAgtacaagaaaaaaatattgCTAGCGGTTTTATGTACATTTATTTCTCTCCTATGTATTGCTATTGGAGTTTTTTCATTCTtatattttaccgataaacaaattaaaagcgataaaaataataatgtttttCCTCCATCTTCTAAAAAAGAACACGTAAAAACTTCGAgtaaaataatagaaataatatgtGAACCTACGGATTATAAGAAAAAATGTGAAGATACGTTAACAAAAGTTGTACGTACGGATGTTTCAAAACCTTCAATTGATCCTAGAGCTATTATTAAGGCCACTATCTCTGCTGCTATGGATGAGGTTTTTAAGGCCATAAATATGACCCacaaattcaagtttgacaagcCTCAGGATAAGGCTGCCTTTGATGTTTGTAAGAAACTTTTTCAG GATTCAACAGAAGAATTGGCACAATCAATGAAACAAGTAGAAGAAGAAGCTAAAAGCAATCACATAAAGATTAATGATCTAAAAACATGGTTAAGTGCAGTTTACTCGTATCAAGAAACATGTATTGATGCATTTGATAAAGGGAATATGAAGAACCAAATGAAGGGTGTATTGAGTTCTACTGAGGAGTATATTAGTAATTCCCTTGCTCTTGTTTCCCAAATCTTTTCTGCCGTTGAGAAGTTTAAAGGAAAGCGTAACCTATTGGCAACGGTTGATAGCCATGGGTTTCCTGAATGGATGAGCCATGAACAACGCAAGCTCATTGTCAAATATACGACTAACTTAACCCCCGATCTCACGGTGGCTAAAGATGGAAGTGGaaattatacttctattaatGATTGTTTAAACTCATTGCCACAAAATCGTACAAAAAG AATCAATATTTTCGTCAAAGAAGGAATCTACAATGAGTATGTAACTATAACCAAGAAGATGGTGAATATAACCATGTTCGGAGATGGGTCACAAAAGACCATGATTTCTGGCAGCAAAAATTTTGTAGATGGAGTTCGAACTTTTGAAACTGCTACTTTTG CTGTGCTGGGAGAAGGATTTGTAGGAATAGCATTGGGATTTCGCAACACAGCAGGACCAGAAAAACACCAAGCAGTAGCCCTTCGCGTGCAAGCAGATCGTTCAATTTTCCTAAACTGTCGTATGGAAGCATACCAAGACACACTCTACGCTCAAACACACAGACAATTCTACCGCGGTTGTTACATCACAGGAACAATAGATTTCATATTTGGTGACGCAGCAGCCATTTTCCAAAGTTGTCTACTTATGGTAAGAAAACCAATGGAGAACCAACAAAACATAGTAACTGCCCAAGGGCGAGCTGATAAACACGAAAACACAGGGATCGTACTTCATAACTGTCGAATCTTTCCCGATAAAGAGCTTGATCCTGTGAAGGAAAAGTTCAAAACATATCTAGGAAGACCTTGGAAAGAATACTCTAGGACAATCATTATGGAAAGCACAATAGGAGAATTTATAGCACCGGAAGGATGGATGCCATGGGAAGGGAGCTTCGCTCTTAGTACATTGTATTATGTAGAATTTAACAATCATGGTCCGGGAGCAGACACATCAAAGCGTGTCAAATGGGCTGGTTATAATAACTCGATAAGTAGACAAGAAGCACATAGTTATACAGTTACACCATTTTTACAAGGTAGTTGGATTCGAGAAAACTCTAATGTGCAAGTTCATTTTGGGTTATACAATTGA